A stretch of the Neodiprion lecontei isolate iyNeoLeco1 chromosome 4, iyNeoLeco1.1, whole genome shotgun sequence genome encodes the following:
- the LOC107222822 gene encoding pacifastin-like protease inhibitor cvp4 isoform X1 yields MRAVLICVLAVLALACVKTAVNGLPTDNGGLDFFAKRPKICEPGTLKALDCNTCRCSDRGTDWECTLMGCPEHYPQHRLKREVDSPTNRPKICEPGSTKALDCNTCFCTADGTAWGCTLMGCPEHYPQHRLKREVDSPTKRPKICEPGSTKALDCNTCFCTADGTAWGCTLMGCSEHYIQQRPKRAEADSQFVESDVLKLSGSLGNEKCEPGSRKFDGCNTCTCTLDGSGWGCTRKLCEEGRIEIVDSGKHSKRSAGPGFPAELKPRVASS; encoded by the exons CAGTGAACGGGCTTCCAACAGATAATGGCGGTCTGGATTTTTTCGCGAAGAGGCCAAAGATTTGCGAGCCCGGGACGCTGAAGGCGCTGGACTGCAACACCTGTCGCTGTAGCGACCGAGGCACTGACTGGGAATGTACGCTGATGGGGTGTCCCGAACACTACCCCCAGCATCGGCTTAAACGAG AAGTCGATTCTCCCACGAATAGACCAAAGATTTGCGAGCCCGGATCCACGAAAGCCCTGGACTGCAACACCTGTTTCTGCACCGCCGATGGCACTGCATGGGGCTGTACGCTGATGGGGTGTCCCGAACACTACCCCCAGCATCGGCTTAAACGAG AAGTCGATTCTCCCACGAAAAGACCAAAGATTTGCGAGCCCGGATCCACGAAAGCCCTGGACTGCAACACCTGTTTCTGCACCGCCGATGGCACTGCATGGGGCTGTACGCTGATGGGGTGTTCCGAACACTACATCCAGCAGCGGCCCAAGCGAG CTGAAGCTGACTCTCAGTTTGTCGAATCTGACGTATTGAAGTTGAGTGGAAGTTTGGGCAACGAAAAGTGCGAACCAGGGTCCAGAAAATTTGATGGCTGCAATACCTGCACTTGTACCCTGGATGGAAGCGGATGGGGCTGCACTCGAAAATTGTGTGAAGAAGgaagaattgaaattgtaGATTCAGGAAAGCATTCCAAGCGATCAG CCGGGCCGGGATTTCCTGCAGAATTGAAACCCCGTGTGGCGAGCTCTTGA
- the LOC107222822 gene encoding pacifastin-like protease inhibitor cvp4 isoform X2, with amino-acid sequence MRAVLICVLAVLALACVKTAVNGLPTDNGGLDFFAKRPKICEPGTLKALDCNTCRCSDRGTDWECTLMGCPEHYPQHRLKREVDSPTKRPKICEPGSTKALDCNTCFCTADGTAWGCTLMGCSEHYIQQRPKRAEADSQFVESDVLKLSGSLGNEKCEPGSRKFDGCNTCTCTLDGSGWGCTRKLCEEGRIEIVDSGKHSKRSAGPGFPAELKPRVASS; translated from the exons CAGTGAACGGGCTTCCAACAGATAATGGCGGTCTGGATTTTTTCGCGAAGAGGCCAAAGATTTGCGAGCCCGGGACGCTGAAGGCGCTGGACTGCAACACCTGTCGCTGTAGCGACCGAGGCACTGACTGGGAATGTACGCTGATGGGGTGTCCCGAACACTACCCCCAGCATCGGCTTAAACGAG AAGTCGATTCTCCCACGAAAAGACCAAAGATTTGCGAGCCCGGATCCACGAAAGCCCTGGACTGCAACACCTGTTTCTGCACCGCCGATGGCACTGCATGGGGCTGTACGCTGATGGGGTGTTCCGAACACTACATCCAGCAGCGGCCCAAGCGAG CTGAAGCTGACTCTCAGTTTGTCGAATCTGACGTATTGAAGTTGAGTGGAAGTTTGGGCAACGAAAAGTGCGAACCAGGGTCCAGAAAATTTGATGGCTGCAATACCTGCACTTGTACCCTGGATGGAAGCGGATGGGGCTGCACTCGAAAATTGTGTGAAGAAGgaagaattgaaattgtaGATTCAGGAAAGCATTCCAAGCGATCAG CCGGGCCGGGATTTCCTGCAGAATTGAAACCCCGTGTGGCGAGCTCTTGA